In Streptomyces sp. NBC_00483, a single window of DNA contains:
- a CDS encoding lyase family protein gives MPEHEPLSAKRLYGPQTELGVTNFPLRGRTFGDLGAFVRNYARVKLAAARVNHECGVLDAVRRDAIVAACEEIISGAHPDQFPTPLVHGGGGTTTNMNVNEVVAARASVLAGVEVHPNDHVNASQSTNDSYPTAMSLTVRELIGGPASALRELAGAFERKAEEFAGTRHLGRTCLQDAVALTAGDTHRGHAGAIRRAADGLETAASALREVPIGATAVGTGVGAPDGFGERVAADLAGLTGLMITAAPDRFDALAHMDPYAAIAAAGSRAAITMAKIAADVRLLSSGPHGGLGDLTIPAVQAGSSIMPAKVNPVIPEYVMQLSYRIRGQALTVDCAVAAGELELNVMEPVVVDALTTLLDDLTAAAQTFARRCVDGLAWNGPHRERNLTGALDHWVERAAFDGYENATTQLRSKSADK, from the coding sequence ATGCCCGAGCACGAACCGTTGTCGGCGAAGCGGCTCTACGGGCCACAGACCGAGCTGGGGGTGACCAACTTCCCACTGCGCGGCCGTACGTTCGGCGACCTGGGAGCGTTCGTGCGCAACTATGCGCGGGTCAAGCTCGCTGCGGCCCGGGTCAATCACGAGTGCGGTGTCCTCGACGCCGTTCGCCGGGACGCGATCGTCGCCGCGTGTGAGGAGATCATCTCCGGCGCACACCCGGACCAGTTCCCGACCCCGCTGGTGCACGGCGGCGGTGGCACCACGACGAACATGAACGTCAACGAGGTCGTCGCCGCCCGCGCATCCGTGCTCGCCGGGGTCGAGGTGCACCCCAACGACCATGTCAACGCGTCCCAGTCGACGAACGACAGCTACCCGACGGCGATGTCACTGACCGTGCGGGAACTGATCGGGGGTCCGGCATCCGCGCTGCGGGAGCTGGCCGGCGCGTTCGAGCGCAAGGCCGAGGAGTTCGCCGGCACCCGGCACCTGGGCCGTACCTGTCTGCAGGATGCGGTCGCCCTGACCGCCGGTGACACGCACCGTGGGCACGCCGGCGCGATCCGCAGGGCAGCAGACGGCTTGGAGACGGCCGCCTCCGCCCTGCGCGAGGTGCCGATCGGGGCAACCGCCGTCGGCACCGGGGTCGGAGCCCCGGACGGCTTCGGCGAGCGGGTCGCCGCCGACCTCGCGGGGCTGACAGGCCTGATGATCACTGCCGCGCCCGACCGGTTCGACGCGCTGGCGCACATGGACCCCTATGCCGCGATCGCCGCGGCCGGATCCCGGGCGGCCATCACCATGGCCAAGATCGCCGCGGATGTGCGGCTGCTGTCGTCCGGCCCGCACGGAGGCCTCGGTGACCTCACCATCCCCGCGGTGCAGGCCGGTTCATCGATCATGCCCGCGAAGGTCAATCCGGTGATCCCCGAGTACGTCATGCAGCTCAGCTACCGCATCCGCGGCCAGGCCCTCACCGTCGACTGCGCCGTCGCCGCCGGTGAGCTGGAACTCAACGTGATGGAGCCGGTCGTCGTCGACGCGCTCACCACGCTCCTCGACGACCTGACCGCAGCCGCACAGACCTTCGCCCGCCGCTGCGTCGACGGTCTCGCCTGGAACGGCCCACACCGTGAGCGCAATCTCACCGGCGCGCTGGACCACTGGGTCGAACGCGCCGCCTTCGACGGCTACGAGAACGCCACGACCCAGCTCCGAAGCAAGTCCGCCGACAAGTAG
- a CDS encoding cyclase family protein, with product MSETQLPTNWGRWGDDDQLGTLHLIDAAAKRRAAAEVRDGHHVSLARRIRPVSLTTGLSPVGSPATMPAGVMQAVNFNGAKPLAMTDTLVINTHNAALTHLDAVAHMPVDEHIYPGVPVHAAVTPTGVTHGSADPFGEGLVTRGVLLDLAPGGGSLPADGRIGGADLDAALERAGTTLSAGDAVVVRGGWDTNQPFDQPVPGLDVSAVHWLNEHGASIYIGDISDARPARFPMPMHQIALARLGLPLVDAADLGSLAQRCEASNRWSFMLVLAPPRITGTTGLVVNPIAVF from the coding sequence GTGAGCGAGACGCAACTCCCCACCAACTGGGGGCGATGGGGCGACGACGACCAGCTGGGCACGCTGCACCTGATCGACGCGGCGGCAAAGCGACGAGCCGCGGCCGAGGTGAGGGACGGGCACCACGTCAGCCTGGCACGCCGCATCCGGCCGGTGTCGCTCACGACCGGACTCAGCCCCGTCGGAAGCCCCGCCACCATGCCGGCCGGAGTCATGCAGGCGGTGAACTTCAACGGCGCGAAGCCCCTGGCCATGACGGACACCCTCGTCATCAACACGCACAACGCCGCCCTGACGCATCTTGATGCCGTCGCCCATATGCCCGTTGACGAGCACATCTACCCCGGGGTGCCGGTGCACGCGGCCGTGACACCGACCGGAGTGACGCACGGCTCGGCCGATCCGTTCGGCGAGGGACTCGTGACCCGCGGCGTACTCCTGGACCTGGCGCCCGGGGGCGGCAGCCTGCCCGCCGACGGGCGCATCGGTGGTGCCGACCTCGACGCTGCCCTGGAGCGGGCAGGCACGACACTGTCCGCGGGAGACGCTGTCGTAGTGCGCGGCGGATGGGACACGAACCAGCCCTTCGACCAGCCAGTGCCCGGACTGGACGTCAGCGCCGTGCACTGGCTGAACGAGCACGGTGCGAGCATCTATATCGGGGACATCAGCGACGCCCGCCCCGCACGGTTCCCCATGCCCATGCACCAGATCGCGCTCGCACGACTCGGCCTCCCACTGGTCGACGCCGCCGATCTCGGATCTCTCGCCCAGCGCTGCGAGGCGTCGAACCGCTGGAGTTTCATGCTGGTCCTGGCACCGCCGCGCATCACCGGCACCACCGGACTCGTCGTCAATCCGATCGCCGTCTTCTGA
- a CDS encoding FAD-dependent oxidoreductase, with protein sequence MTSYDVDVLVVGAGPVGLTAALQLARRGVSVRLVDAASGPATTSRALGTHARSLEIYDQLGILGDIAPHGTRVNGFIRHQADRTSRVDYDFGGLATRFPYMFNIDQVVTERVLRGHAASAGVVVEWHTRLESFQHDDDAVTAVLCRDDGSAAGHETVRARYLWGCDGGHSTVRKTLQLPLVGEAAHTWLIADAIVHTDLERDGLHWLFPAGGALMLFPFPDPGKWRLLDTTGEGDAEQPAQIARQFGTKLSQALGRDTTVDSPSWVSKFTIQQRAVPVMHVGRCFVSGDAAHVHSPASGQGLNTGIQDAYNLAWKLAMVVHGYADAALLDTYDAERVPIGQALLASTGEVMNTSMVDTTTTDTSDTRDSDRGFMRRLIRNMSGLSIAYPDSPLTVSDDEPGEGPRAGQRLTQVSAADAQSPGWTALRALLRTSAWHLLVFARSKHATGQDQATDVTTPLPAWLNKVTIDRSRPAPDEDGHGVWDSDGRVQDTLAATEGDWILVRPDGYLSARGTGDAGLRAALDRLPARLSMRNGAGK encoded by the coding sequence ATGACGAGTTATGACGTTGACGTTCTTGTCGTAGGGGCCGGCCCGGTCGGGCTCACTGCGGCGTTGCAACTGGCCCGGCGGGGCGTTTCCGTTCGCTTGGTGGATGCCGCGTCCGGCCCGGCCACGACCAGCCGCGCGCTGGGTACTCACGCCCGAAGCCTGGAAATCTACGATCAGCTCGGGATCCTCGGTGACATCGCTCCGCACGGAACGAGGGTCAACGGGTTCATCCGTCATCAGGCCGACCGTACGTCCCGGGTCGACTACGACTTCGGCGGCCTGGCGACCCGGTTTCCGTACATGTTCAATATCGACCAGGTGGTCACGGAGAGGGTGCTTCGCGGGCATGCCGCTTCGGCGGGGGTCGTGGTGGAGTGGCATACGAGGCTGGAATCGTTCCAGCACGACGATGACGCCGTGACGGCCGTGTTGTGCCGCGACGATGGCTCGGCTGCGGGGCACGAGACCGTGCGTGCGCGATACCTCTGGGGCTGCGACGGCGGGCACTCGACCGTCCGCAAGACCCTCCAACTCCCCTTGGTGGGCGAAGCCGCCCACACCTGGCTGATCGCCGATGCGATCGTGCACACCGATCTGGAGCGGGACGGCCTGCACTGGCTGTTCCCGGCCGGCGGCGCGCTGATGCTGTTCCCGTTCCCGGACCCGGGAAAGTGGCGGCTCCTGGACACGACCGGCGAGGGAGATGCTGAGCAACCCGCGCAGATCGCCCGGCAGTTCGGCACCAAGCTGTCGCAGGCCCTGGGGCGCGACACCACCGTGGACAGCCCGAGTTGGGTATCGAAATTCACCATCCAGCAACGCGCGGTGCCGGTGATGCACGTTGGGCGGTGCTTCGTCTCGGGCGACGCCGCCCATGTCCACTCACCCGCGTCCGGGCAGGGCCTCAACACCGGCATCCAGGACGCGTACAACTTGGCGTGGAAGCTGGCCATGGTCGTACATGGGTACGCCGATGCCGCCCTACTCGACACCTACGACGCCGAGCGTGTCCCCATCGGACAGGCCCTGCTTGCCTCCACCGGAGAGGTCATGAACACGTCCATGGTGGACACCACCACCACGGACACCAGCGACACCCGGGACTCGGATCGTGGCTTCATGCGCCGGCTCATCCGGAACATGTCGGGGCTGAGCATCGCCTACCCCGACAGCCCGCTCACGGTGTCCGACGACGAGCCGGGTGAGGGCCCGAGAGCCGGCCAGCGACTCACTCAAGTATCCGCCGCCGATGCTCAATCACCCGGCTGGACGGCACTGCGTGCGCTGCTCAGGACCTCGGCCTGGCACCTCCTCGTCTTCGCGCGGAGCAAGCACGCCACCGGCCAGGACCAGGCCACCGACGTGACCACGCCACTACCGGCCTGGCTGAACAAGGTGACCATCGACCGGAGCCGGCCGGCCCCGGACGAGGACGGCCACGGTGTGTGGGACTCCGACGGCCGGGTCCAGGACACGCTGGCCGCGACCGAGGGTGACTGGATCCTCGTACGCCCCGACGGCTATCTCAGCGCACGCGGCACCGGGGACGCCGGCCTCCGCGCCGCTCTGGACCGATTGCCCGCGCGCCTGTCGATGCGGAACGGAGCAGGGAAGTGA
- a CDS encoding MarR family winged helix-turn-helix transcriptional regulator, translating to MGTDDHSDTHLPLVHLLQRGVRWFSDELMERLEAAGVDPITPAHATVLAHLDRATSLSVAELARRAGVTRQTMHRAVTQLLGEGLLTRAPGPGFPRSTLIGLTDAGCQRRDVALGILRDLEQVLGSQLGPAALTELRSSLTRAWPQ from the coding sequence GTGGGTACTGACGATCATTCGGACACGCATCTGCCACTCGTCCACCTTCTGCAACGAGGCGTCCGGTGGTTCTCCGACGAACTGATGGAGCGTCTGGAGGCCGCGGGCGTGGACCCCATCACACCGGCACACGCGACCGTGCTCGCACACCTGGACCGCGCCACATCGCTGAGCGTCGCCGAACTCGCCCGCCGCGCCGGCGTCACCCGCCAGACGATGCATCGCGCTGTCACGCAGCTCCTCGGCGAAGGCCTCCTGACCCGTGCGCCGGGGCCGGGATTCCCGCGCAGCACCCTCATCGGACTGACCGACGCGGGATGTCAGCGCCGTGACGTCGCCTTGGGCATTCTTCGCGACCTGGAACAAGTACTCGGCAGTCAACTGGGACCCGCGGCGCTGACGGAGTTGCGCAGCAGCCTGACGCGAGCATGGCCACAGTGA
- a CDS encoding MFS transporter has product MPGTTAWQRLWCVVLGALFTFDVVDINAFSYAAPTITEEWGLSLSSVGVATSAAFLGMFCGAVAGGRVSDRVGRKRTIVGGVLLYSAASLLTTLAGGLGFLVVVRFLTGVGISVATGALIVYVAEMFPRASRGRYQSLLLAIGLLGAPLAAFFARLVIPAGEGMWRWVFVLGAGGLVPGLAAARLLPESVRWQCARGRIDDALRTVLRLEDEAERRYGALPRPQEEPAVVPAGLRDLLRGGNLRNLTVGVVSSVLVSFAFFAFNAYVPTLLVENGYTRTESLSLTLAFSCAAVPGALLAWPLVDRLERKWAIFGLTVLVAALMLLFGMTRSEVGAAVFGFVLSMLLQTQTAFMYAYLPELFPTQLRGLGAGLSNGLGRLAVFGGGFLFAPMLHGLGFAGFFVLIATILVLGGATTGVFGIRTSGRALLENEATSHTPEQASHPSKTTA; this is encoded by the coding sequence TTGCCCGGAACCACCGCGTGGCAGCGGCTGTGGTGTGTGGTGCTGGGAGCTCTGTTCACGTTCGATGTCGTCGACATCAACGCGTTCTCGTACGCAGCTCCGACCATCACGGAGGAGTGGGGGCTTTCGCTGTCCAGTGTGGGCGTCGCGACCTCAGCGGCCTTCCTGGGCATGTTCTGCGGAGCAGTAGCGGGTGGCCGGGTGTCCGACCGGGTGGGGCGCAAGCGGACCATCGTCGGCGGTGTCCTGCTGTATTCGGCCGCGTCGTTGCTGACGACGCTCGCGGGCGGCCTGGGGTTCCTGGTCGTCGTGCGGTTCCTGACCGGCGTGGGGATCTCGGTGGCGACCGGCGCACTGATCGTCTACGTCGCGGAGATGTTTCCGCGTGCGTCCCGGGGCCGCTACCAGTCACTGCTGCTCGCCATCGGGCTGCTGGGGGCGCCGCTGGCAGCGTTCTTCGCCCGTCTGGTGATTCCGGCCGGCGAGGGCATGTGGCGATGGGTCTTTGTCCTGGGTGCCGGCGGTCTCGTGCCGGGCCTGGCGGCCGCGCGGCTGCTGCCGGAATCGGTGCGCTGGCAGTGTGCGCGCGGCCGGATCGACGACGCCTTGCGTACCGTGCTGCGGCTGGAGGACGAAGCCGAGCGGCGCTACGGGGCGTTGCCGCGGCCTCAGGAGGAGCCGGCGGTCGTTCCGGCCGGTCTCCGGGATCTTCTCCGGGGCGGAAATCTGCGCAACCTCACCGTGGGGGTGGTCAGTTCGGTCCTGGTGTCCTTCGCGTTCTTCGCCTTCAACGCCTACGTGCCCACGCTGCTGGTGGAGAACGGCTACACCCGTACCGAGAGCCTCAGCCTGACACTGGCGTTCTCCTGCGCGGCGGTTCCCGGGGCCCTGCTGGCCTGGCCTCTCGTCGACCGTCTGGAGCGCAAGTGGGCCATCTTCGGCCTGACGGTGCTCGTCGCCGCGCTGATGCTCCTGTTCGGCATGACCCGGAGCGAGGTGGGGGCCGCGGTGTTCGGGTTCGTGCTGAGCATGCTCCTGCAGACCCAGACCGCGTTCATGTACGCCTACCTGCCGGAGCTGTTCCCGACGCAGCTGCGGGGGCTGGGGGCCGGCCTGTCGAACGGGCTCGGACGGCTCGCGGTGTTCGGCGGTGGGTTCTTGTTCGCCCCGATGCTCCACGGCCTCGGCTTCGCCGGCTTCTTCGTTCTGATCGCCACGATTCTCGTGCTGGGCGGAGCCACCACCGGTGTGTTCGGCATCCGCACCTCGGGCCGGGCCCTCCTCGAGAACGAAGCCACGTCCCACACACCCGAACAAGCATCACATCCGTCGAAGACCACGGCATGA
- a CDS encoding amidase produces METEDELTWAPAWKLRELVAAKQVSPVELTRHFLARIEDLEPTLHAFITVAADDAIEQARRAEDAAVRGEELGPLHGVPIAIKDQFWTRGIRTTGGSLVFDDYVPQEDSVHAERVRRAGAVIVGKTNTPEFGMFGRTVNRITEETRNPWDTSRTSGGSSGGSASAVAAGMVPLAIGSDGGGSLRLPAAYCGVFGLHPSDGRVPRHGSFGGALFTSGVGPVSRNVRDGATLFQVLAGPDDRDPTCMPDTPPDYQGQLGDGVGGMRIAWTSDYGYGDFASGDPEFLDTARAAALCFGELGAKVEEITLGLRDADTAWRLVSGADRYASLGERLHGDPATRAQLTPYVEAMFSASRAITGAEYSRAMRMRYESIARMRRLFEEYDLIVTPTTLLPPSEVTPKPAALTQPQAHGYTRYTRLINFTGLTAASVPCGFVRGLPVGLHVIGKPNGEAGVLRACRALEEIAPWTDRHPALP; encoded by the coding sequence GTGGAAACTGAAGACGAGCTGACCTGGGCACCTGCCTGGAAGCTGCGTGAACTCGTCGCCGCCAAGCAGGTGTCGCCCGTGGAGCTGACACGGCACTTCCTCGCACGCATCGAAGACCTGGAACCGACACTCCACGCATTCATCACCGTCGCCGCCGACGACGCCATCGAACAGGCCCGGCGCGCGGAGGACGCCGCCGTCCGCGGCGAGGAACTGGGGCCGCTGCACGGCGTGCCGATCGCCATCAAGGACCAGTTCTGGACCCGCGGCATCCGCACGACCGGTGGTTCCCTGGTCTTCGACGACTACGTGCCTCAGGAGGACTCGGTGCACGCCGAGCGCGTCCGACGGGCCGGCGCGGTCATCGTCGGTAAGACGAACACTCCCGAGTTCGGCATGTTCGGCCGCACGGTCAACCGGATCACCGAGGAGACCCGGAACCCCTGGGACACCTCCCGTACGTCCGGTGGGTCGAGCGGGGGCTCCGCGAGCGCCGTCGCCGCGGGCATGGTCCCGCTCGCCATCGGCAGCGACGGAGGCGGGTCCCTGCGGCTGCCTGCCGCGTACTGCGGGGTGTTCGGCCTGCACCCGAGCGACGGCCGCGTGCCGCGCCACGGCAGCTTCGGCGGAGCGCTGTTCACCTCCGGGGTCGGCCCGGTCAGCCGGAACGTCCGCGACGGAGCCACGCTGTTTCAGGTTCTGGCCGGACCGGACGACCGCGATCCCACCTGCATGCCGGACACCCCACCCGACTACCAGGGTCAACTCGGCGACGGTGTAGGGGGGATGAGGATCGCGTGGACCTCCGACTACGGCTATGGCGACTTCGCCAGCGGGGACCCGGAGTTCCTGGACACGGCCAGGGCGGCGGCGCTGTGCTTCGGTGAACTCGGTGCGAAGGTCGAGGAGATCACACTCGGCCTGCGCGATGCCGACACGGCGTGGCGCCTGGTCTCCGGCGCCGACCGTTACGCGTCGCTGGGAGAGCGGCTGCACGGGGATCCGGCGACCCGTGCCCAACTCACCCCCTATGTCGAGGCGATGTTCTCGGCGTCGCGTGCCATCACCGGCGCGGAGTATTCGAGGGCGATGCGGATGCGCTACGAGTCGATCGCCCGGATGCGCCGGCTCTTCGAGGAGTACGACCTGATCGTGACGCCGACGACGCTCCTGCCTCCCAGCGAAGTCACCCCCAAACCCGCCGCGCTCACCCAACCGCAGGCGCACGGGTACACGCGGTACACCAGGCTGATCAACTTCACCGGGCTGACCGCGGCCAGCGTTCCCTGCGGGTTCGTGCGGGGTCTGCCGGTCGGGTTGCACGTCATAGGGAAGCCGAACGGCGAGGCGGGCGTGCTGCGCGCCTGCCGGGCGCTGGAGGAGATCGCGCCTTGGACGGACCGGCACCCGGCGCTGCCCTGA
- a CDS encoding MmgE/PrpD family protein, with translation MTTGITPTVGASPTGEALGSGTPANVPATAAERLARFATELCAKDIPEQVRAMARAHLLDGIGIALASSGMDFTRPVLDAALALGDGGRSHVIGYGTRLPAASAALVNGTLVHALDFDDTHIGAIYHATAPALAAALAVAEEQEADGESLLTAYVIGLEIGCRVAGAGAGSFHDRGFHPTGIAGTFAAAAVAARLRGLDTADTVSALGICGSQAAGTLELAGSSLKRLHPGWAAHSGIVAATLAASGFAGPPTIFEGPRGLFASHLGMTPAEIDLGLDDLGNRWMCADTALKPYPCCHFTHAFVDAALDLRSQLGGQPLKSTEIEEIICPTTPRIMPSVTEPAERKKAPRTLYEAQFSVQYIVAQALVSGRVDLATFYDQPLDDPDVLAVAAKVGCPPDPDSDFPVRFPGEVILRLADGRELRRRIPTSSGTPGNPLDEAVVLGKFRSNAGRVLAADQVRQIEESVGELDSLADLTDLMRKCGSQDG, from the coding sequence GTGACCACCGGCATCACACCTACCGTCGGCGCGAGCCCGACCGGTGAAGCACTCGGAAGTGGCACACCGGCCAACGTGCCCGCGACGGCCGCCGAACGGCTCGCCCGATTCGCCACCGAATTGTGTGCGAAGGACATCCCGGAGCAGGTGCGTGCCATGGCCCGCGCCCACCTGCTCGATGGAATCGGCATCGCACTCGCCTCCTCCGGCATGGACTTCACCCGACCCGTCCTCGACGCCGCCCTGGCCCTCGGTGACGGCGGACGCAGCCACGTCATCGGATACGGAACGCGGCTGCCGGCGGCATCCGCGGCGCTCGTCAACGGCACCCTCGTCCACGCCCTGGACTTCGACGACACCCACATCGGCGCCATCTACCATGCGACGGCGCCCGCGCTCGCCGCCGCGCTCGCCGTGGCCGAGGAGCAGGAAGCGGACGGCGAGTCCCTCCTGACCGCCTACGTCATCGGCCTGGAGATCGGCTGCCGGGTGGCGGGCGCGGGAGCGGGCAGCTTCCACGACCGAGGGTTCCACCCGACCGGCATCGCGGGCACCTTCGCGGCCGCGGCCGTCGCCGCGCGCCTGCGCGGCCTCGACACCGCGGACACAGTCTCGGCCCTCGGCATCTGCGGCAGCCAGGCCGCCGGCACCCTGGAACTCGCCGGCTCCTCCCTCAAGCGCCTCCACCCGGGCTGGGCCGCCCACTCCGGGATCGTGGCCGCGACACTCGCGGCATCCGGCTTCGCCGGACCTCCCACGATCTTCGAAGGACCGCGCGGCCTGTTCGCGAGCCACCTCGGCATGACGCCGGCCGAGATCGACCTCGGGCTCGACGACCTCGGCAACCGGTGGATGTGCGCCGACACGGCGCTCAAGCCCTACCCCTGCTGCCACTTCACCCACGCATTCGTCGACGCGGCCCTCGACCTCCGCTCGCAGCTGGGCGGGCAGCCCCTGAAGTCCACGGAGATCGAGGAGATCATCTGCCCCACCACGCCCCGCATCATGCCCTCGGTCACCGAGCCCGCCGAGCGGAAGAAGGCTCCGCGGACGCTGTACGAGGCGCAGTTCAGCGTGCAGTACATCGTGGCGCAGGCGTTGGTCTCCGGCCGAGTCGACCTGGCGACCTTTTACGACCAGCCGCTGGACGACCCAGACGTACTCGCGGTCGCCGCGAAGGTGGGGTGCCCGCCCGACCCCGACAGCGACTTCCCCGTCCGCTTCCCGGGCGAGGTGATCCTGCGCCTGGCGGACGGGCGTGAACTGCGCAGGCGGATCCCCACGTCCAGCGGGACACCGGGCAATCCCCTCGACGAGGCCGTGGTCCTCGGCAAGTTCCGTTCGAACGCCGGCCGGGTTCTCGCCGCCGATCAGGTACGCCAGATCGAGGAAAGTGTCGGCGAGTTGGACAGCCTCGCGGATCTCACGGATCTGATGCGCAAGTGCGGGAGCCAGGACGGCTGA
- a CDS encoding IclR family transcriptional regulator, with the protein MGNTDVACDAPTTAPEEPVPALRALRVLELLAGMEQPASLTAISAGSGLSKTRTYRALRNLQDSGFVHHVGRSGYRIGSRAIALATLMSPRPALIRSTRPVLMRLALGGGETATLHLRSGGHRVLVLGEEAPHSALRRVVMFGERSPLTSGCSGTSILAHLPQAEAEQIIEQQLAPEQRPRMRRQLSEIREQGYAMSFSSNHVGLHGISTALLDPADGYPLGSLAIAGPEARLPERKLLGLVGSLQAASAELAPRLAVVIGPNSSVRLDSLDVTIQELLTR; encoded by the coding sequence ATGGGAAACACGGACGTCGCATGCGACGCGCCAACGACCGCCCCGGAAGAGCCGGTACCGGCGCTTCGTGCGCTGAGGGTGCTCGAACTGCTCGCCGGCATGGAACAGCCCGCTTCTTTGACCGCGATCTCGGCCGGTTCCGGGCTGTCGAAGACACGGACGTACCGCGCGTTGAGGAACCTTCAGGACAGCGGATTCGTCCATCACGTCGGGCGCAGCGGCTACAGGATCGGGAGCCGTGCCATCGCTCTGGCCACACTGATGAGTCCGCGTCCGGCGCTCATCCGGTCGACCCGGCCCGTGCTGATGCGCCTGGCCCTGGGCGGCGGAGAGACGGCCACCCTGCACCTGCGCAGTGGCGGGCACCGGGTCCTGGTACTCGGCGAGGAGGCGCCGCACAGCGCTTTGCGCCGGGTGGTGATGTTCGGTGAGCGTTCGCCTCTGACCTCCGGGTGCAGCGGGACGTCGATCCTGGCGCATCTGCCGCAGGCCGAGGCGGAGCAGATCATCGAGCAGCAACTGGCGCCCGAGCAGCGGCCCCGGATGCGCAGGCAGCTCTCGGAGATCCGCGAACAGGGCTACGCGATGTCCTTTTCCAGCAATCACGTCGGACTGCACGGCATCTCGACGGCCCTGCTCGACCCCGCCGACGGATACCCGCTGGGCTCGCTGGCGATCGCGGGGCCCGAGGCACGCCTGCCGGAGCGGAAACTGCTGGGACTGGTGGGATCGTTGCAGGCCGCCAGCGCCGAACTCGCCCCTCGCCTGGCAGTGGTGATCGGGCCGAACTCGTCGGTGCGCCTCGACTCGCTGGACGTGACGATCCAGGAGCTGCTGACCCGCTGA
- a CDS encoding LLM class flavin-dependent oxidoreductase, producing the protein MSLIAFLQAQNCSNYVGSWRHPASMTDFLSADYFTRIARTLEDATFDMAFFDDRLAMPDIYGQSHDLAVRHGIRSVKMDPTPILMAMAMATRHLGLGATYSTTYYEPFHVARLFATLDLMTGGRVAWNIVTSMNDSEAANFGRASHLEHDLRYDRADEFLQIVRDMWTSWDDDALVLDKSSGEFADPGKVRRTAFNGKYFDVNGTFTVPRSRQGHPVLLQAGSSGRGRAFAGRWADVVFTAYSSREAGEKQYRAVKQAVADAGRDPGQVVVAPAIGVVTAETPELVEKKYELIDALARPEDSLALLCEVLNTDLSTRPYDEPFTDKELADMSWQGLRDRVIQLSGTANPSVRDFVQYSGRGSLPKGGSTLVGTPTQIADQLETWFGTCCDGFVISAASVPGTYEDFARLIVPELRRRGLVKETYAGDTLRGNLGLPAPAPFAQGARA; encoded by the coding sequence ATGTCCCTCATCGCGTTTCTCCAGGCACAGAATTGCTCGAATTACGTCGGGTCCTGGCGGCACCCTGCATCGATGACGGACTTTCTGTCCGCCGACTACTTCACGCGTATCGCGAGGACACTGGAGGACGCCACCTTCGACATGGCGTTCTTCGACGACCGGCTCGCCATGCCGGACATCTACGGACAGAGCCACGACCTCGCCGTCCGCCACGGCATCCGCTCGGTCAAGATGGACCCCACGCCGATCCTCATGGCAATGGCCATGGCGACCCGCCACCTCGGGCTCGGGGCCACGTACTCGACGACGTACTACGAACCGTTCCACGTGGCACGCCTGTTCGCGACGCTCGATCTCATGACCGGTGGCCGCGTCGCCTGGAACATTGTGACGTCGATGAACGACTCGGAGGCCGCGAACTTCGGCCGCGCCTCCCACCTGGAGCACGACCTGCGCTACGACCGGGCCGACGAGTTCCTGCAGATCGTCCGTGACATGTGGACCAGCTGGGACGACGACGCTCTCGTCCTGGACAAGTCGTCTGGGGAGTTCGCCGACCCCGGCAAGGTCCGCAGGACCGCCTTCAACGGGAAGTACTTCGACGTCAACGGCACGTTCACGGTGCCACGTTCCCGCCAGGGACACCCCGTGCTGCTGCAGGCGGGCTCCAGCGGGCGCGGCAGGGCCTTCGCCGGCCGCTGGGCCGACGTGGTCTTCACCGCCTACTCCTCCCGCGAGGCCGGCGAGAAGCAGTACCGCGCCGTCAAACAGGCCGTCGCCGACGCCGGCCGGGACCCCGGGCAGGTCGTGGTCGCACCCGCGATCGGAGTCGTCACCGCAGAGACCCCCGAACTCGTCGAGAAGAAGTACGAGTTGATCGATGCGCTGGCCCGCCCGGAGGACAGTCTCGCCCTGCTGTGCGAGGTCCTCAACACCGACCTGTCCACGCGCCCCTACGACGAACCGTTCACCGACAAGGAGCTCGCCGACATGTCCTGGCAGGGACTGCGGGACCGGGTGATCCAACTCAGCGGCACCGCCAATCCCTCGGTGCGCGACTTCGTGCAGTACTCCGGACGCGGATCGCTGCCCAAGGGCGGTTCCACGCTTGTGGGTACACCCACCCAGATCGCCGACCAGTTGGAGACATGGTTCGGCACCTGCTGCGACGGCTTCGTCATCTCCGCCGCCTCGGTACCCGGCACCTACGAGGACTTCGCCCGGCTGATCGTGCCCGAACTCCGCCGCCGCGGCCTGGTCAAAGAGACCTACGCCGGCGACACCCTGCGCGGCAACCTCGGCCTGCCCGCCCCCGCCCCCTTCGCACAGGGGGCCCGCGCATGA